One window of the Lactobacillus sp. PV034 genome contains the following:
- a CDS encoding DUF2255 family protein: protein MDKINQSTTIQNQPYNDNKEPFQDNPLWAVTIGDRVYLRAGKGRESKWYQEGIKNGGQIEVDGQIVKIKYLPVNNKNEEEQVTKAYLEKYHGQYPIDMMISDQCANATVELVKN, encoded by the coding sequence ATTGATAAAATTAATCAAAGTACTACAATTCAAAATCAACCTTATAATGATAATAAAGAACCCTTTCAAGATAATCCTCTTTGGGCTGTAACTATTGGCGACCGTGTTTACCTACGTGCGGGAAAAGGACGCGAAAGTAAATGGTATCAGGAAGGTATTAAAAATGGTGGTCAAATTGAAGTAGATGGACAAATTGTCAAAATTAAATATCTTCCAGTCAATAATAAAAATGAAGAAGAACAAGTAACAAAAGCTTATTTAGAAAAATATCATGGCCAATATCCCATTGATATGATGATTTCAGATCAATGTGCTAATGCTACTGTTGAGTTAGTTAAAAACTAA
- a CDS encoding aldo/keto reductase translates to MTQNTIVLGTWAWGDNNSYFGNSYDEDHFRPVYDAAIAKGLTFFDTATAYGNGGSETILGDLMADTPRQELTISTKFTPQMAPATTNPVQTMLDESLKRLKTDYIDYYWIHNDADVEKWTHDLLPVLKEGKIKHIGVSNHTLSEIKRVQEILAEEGFKLDAVQNHLSLLDRSSEKAGILDYCKENNLEFFAYMVLEQGALTGKYNVNILFPAGSVRAQVYNDKLPELTDLVNKLKEIGEKHDLSAAQTAMAWALSKGTFPIIGVTKVNQVEDAAQVVATRLTEAEIKELEAIADKINVNTTGSWEPDMNE, encoded by the coding sequence ATGACACAAAACACAATTGTCCTTGGAACTTGGGCTTGGGGAGATAACAATAGTTACTTTGGTAATAGTTATGATGAAGATCACTTTAGACCGGTATATGATGCAGCTATTGCTAAAGGATTAACTTTTTTTGATACTGCAACTGCATATGGTAATGGTGGTTCAGAAACAATCTTAGGTGACCTAATGGCAGACACACCACGTCAAGAATTAACAATTTCTACTAAATTTACCCCTCAAATGGCACCTGCTACAACTAACCCGGTTCAAACTATGCTTGATGAAAGTTTAAAGCGTTTAAAAACCGATTATATTGATTATTACTGGATTCATAATGATGCAGATGTTGAAAAATGGACACATGATCTTTTACCAGTTTTAAAAGAAGGAAAAATCAAACACATTGGTGTCTCTAACCATACTTTAAGTGAAATTAAAAGAGTTCAAGAAATCTTAGCTGAAGAAGGATTTAAATTAGATGCAGTTCAAAATCATTTGAGTTTATTAGACCGTAGCTCAGAAAAAGCTGGCATCCTAGATTACTGTAAAGAAAATAACTTAGAATTCTTTGCTTATATGGTTTTAGAGCAAGGAGCTCTAACTGGGAAATATAACGTAAATATCCTCTTCCCTGCTGGTAGTGTCCGTGCGCAAGTTTACAATGACAAATTACCTGAATTAACTGATTTAGTTAATAAATTAAAGGAAATTGGTGAAAAGCACGATTTATCTGCAGCTCAAACGGCTATGGCTTGGGCTCTTTCAAAAGGTACTTTCCCTATTATCGGGGTGACTAAAGTTAATCAGGTTGAAGATGCAGCGCAAGTTGTAGCCACTCGTTTAACTGAAGCAGAAATTAAAGAATTAGAAGCAATCGCTGATAAAATTAATGTTAATACAACTGGTAGTTGGGAACCTGATATGAACGAATAA
- a CDS encoding MerR family transcriptional regulator: MADLTITQISKKYDIKPDTIRYYERIGLLPPIPRKSNGNRYFNEGMQGWIEMIVCLRHSGVPIEKLIDYADMLREGDSTLLAREDLLKEQLQELEDKKKNLNRSIKRLKHKISLYESGEIKENKNYFEEYKILDD; encoded by the coding sequence ATGGCAGATTTAACTATTACCCAAATTAGTAAAAAATACGATATTAAACCAGATACCATTCGTTATTATGAGCGAATTGGCTTACTACCCCCTATTCCACGGAAAAGTAATGGGAATCGTTACTTTAATGAAGGCATGCAAGGCTGGATTGAAATGATTGTCTGCTTGCGACATTCAGGTGTTCCTATCGAAAAACTGATTGATTATGCAGATATGTTACGTGAAGGAGATAGCACTCTCCTTGCTCGTGAAGATCTTTTAAAAGAACAACTACAAGAGTTAGAAGATAAAAAGAAAAATCTTAATCGTTCAATTAAGCGATTAAAGCATAAGATTTCACTTTATGAATCTGGTGAAATCAAAGAAAATAAGAACTATTTTGAAGAATATAAAATTTTAGATGATTAG
- a CDS encoding alpha/beta hydrolase: protein MQHKSANIVAFVILLIAIICGCWFALSQNNQNQQVVTKKITYKNVPTFFFHGWGSSYHAEEDMVNAIRNAKVTDNVIRINVTKNQKVIFHGHLKKNAKNPIIEVNFDDNKLNAYRGNYADGYKDLGAKYVKAAIIAVNEKYHYKNINIVAHSMGNLETAYYFEQYPNLQKKYPVDHFISIAGHYDGIIGENDSQNRLKLNAKTGKPNIIQPEYRGLLPLRQTFPRNTRVLNIFGNLEDGTNSDGDVSNNSAKSLKYLVAGRAKSYRNLMIKGKNAQHSKLHNNQEVNKAIINFLW, encoded by the coding sequence ATGCAACACAAAAGCGCTAATATTGTCGCATTTGTAATATTGTTGATTGCGATTATTTGTGGATGTTGGTTTGCATTAAGCCAAAACAACCAGAACCAACAGGTGGTTACTAAGAAAATTACATATAAAAATGTCCCAACTTTCTTTTTTCATGGTTGGGGGAGCAGTTATCATGCTGAAGAAGATATGGTGAATGCTATTAGAAATGCGAAAGTAACTGATAACGTGATTCGCATCAATGTTACTAAAAATCAAAAAGTAATTTTCCATGGTCATTTAAAAAAGAATGCTAAAAATCCAATCATTGAAGTAAACTTTGATGACAATAAGTTAAATGCCTATCGGGGTAATTATGCCGATGGCTATAAAGATTTAGGAGCTAAATACGTCAAAGCAGCAATTATTGCTGTTAATGAAAAATATCATTATAAAAATATCAATATCGTAGCTCACTCAATGGGTAACTTAGAAACAGCTTATTATTTTGAACAATATCCTAATTTACAAAAGAAATATCCAGTAGATCATTTTATTTCGATTGCTGGCCACTACGACGGTATTATTGGTGAAAATGATAGTCAAAATAGATTAAAACTTAATGCCAAAACTGGTAAACCAAATATTATCCAACCAGAATACCGTGGACTTTTGCCTTTGCGCCAGACTTTCCCAAGAAACACTCGTGTGTTAAACATCTTTGGTAATTTGGAAGATGGTACTAATTCTGACGGGGATGTTTCAAATAATTCTGCTAAATCACTGAAATACTTGGTTGCAGGTCGTGCAAAGAGCTATCGGAACTTGATGATTAAGGGGAAAAATGCGCAACATAGTAAATTACATAATAACCAAGAAGTAAATAAAGCGATTATTAATTTCTTGTGGTAA
- a CDS encoding FAD-dependent oxidoreductase — translation MDKRKVVIVGASHGGHESAIELLDKYDDVDVTVYEAADFISFMSCGMQLYLEDKVTHRDDVRNFKAEDIERRGGHIYANHLVTDIDPDKHTVTVKDLETDTSKDVHYDKLILSSGVKPQTLPVPGNDLGNIYLMRGRDWAIQLKDAANDPAIKNVAIIGAGYIGTEASEVFAKAGKHVTLMDMIDHPLETYLNQKFTHILEPIFEEHMDLKMGAKILGFEGDKTVTKVKTDNGDVDADLVVIAAGVKPATAWLKDVIDLDERGFIKTDAYLRTNHEDIMAIGDAIKPLSIPANQKMPIALATTARREAQYIVNNIFDKKPAYPFKGVVGASALSFFDYKFATAGLNEFSAKKLGIDHAESYYEDSMRPAYVPSTNNPEVYVSLTFNQLTHQILGGAVLSKYDITTQGNVLALAISHKMTLEDLAEQDFFFQPGFDRQWSLLNLAAQHALGRARF, via the coding sequence ATGGATAAACGCAAAGTAGTTATTGTCGGAGCTTCTCATGGCGGTCATGAATCTGCCATTGAATTATTAGATAAGTATGACGACGTAGATGTAACAGTTTATGAAGCAGCTGACTTTATTTCATTTATGTCGTGCGGAATGCAACTATACCTAGAAGATAAAGTAACTCATCGTGATGATGTCCGTAATTTTAAAGCTGAAGATATTGAAAGACGTGGTGGTCATATCTATGCCAATCATTTAGTGACTGATATCGATCCAGATAAACATACAGTAACAGTAAAAGATTTAGAAACTGATACCAGTAAAGATGTTCACTATGACAAATTAATTTTGTCTTCTGGTGTTAAACCGCAGACTCTGCCAGTTCCGGGAAATGATTTAGGTAATATATATTTAATGCGTGGTCGTGATTGGGCAATCCAACTCAAAGATGCTGCTAACGATCCCGCAATTAAAAATGTGGCAATAATCGGAGCGGGGTATATCGGTACTGAAGCGAGTGAAGTATTTGCTAAAGCTGGCAAACATGTAACTTTAATGGATATGATTGATCACCCACTTGAAACTTATTTAAATCAAAAATTCACTCATATTTTGGAGCCTATTTTTGAAGAACATATGGACCTTAAGATGGGAGCAAAAATTCTTGGTTTTGAAGGTGATAAGACTGTAACTAAGGTTAAAACTGACAACGGAGACGTTGATGCCGACTTAGTAGTAATTGCTGCTGGTGTAAAACCTGCTACTGCTTGGCTTAAAGACGTAATTGATTTAGACGAACGTGGTTTTATTAAAACTGATGCTTATTTACGTACTAATCATGAAGATATTATGGCAATTGGGGATGCAATTAAGCCTCTCTCCATTCCCGCCAATCAAAAGATGCCAATTGCTTTGGCAACTACTGCCAGACGTGAAGCTCAATATATTGTAAATAATATATTTGATAAAAAACCTGCGTATCCTTTCAAAGGAGTTGTGGGTGCATCAGCTTTAAGTTTCTTTGATTATAAATTTGCTACCGCAGGATTAAATGAATTTTCTGCTAAGAAATTAGGAATTGATCATGCAGAAAGTTATTATGAAGATTCTATGCGTCCAGCTTATGTACCAAGTACAAATAATCCAGAAGTTTATGTAAGTTTAACGTTTAACCAACTTACCCATCAGATTTTAGGTGGTGCAGTATTATCTAAATATGATATTACTACTCAAGGAAATGTTCTAGCTCTAGCAATTAGTCATAAGATGACTCTTGAAGACTTGGCAGAACAAGACTTCTTCTTCCAACCAGGATTTGATCGTCAATGGAGTTTGCTTAATTTAGCTGCTCAACATGCTTTAGGTCGAGCAAGATTCTAA
- a CDS encoding VOC family protein, whose protein sequence is MKLTNLDHFVITVANLDKSIAFYRDTLNLPLIESNNGSINFRIGSSLIKLRPLTNSSNSIVAKNLVAGAFDFCLQTSSSLEEVCQELRHKHIPLELGPVIRHGAKGEMKSIYLRDPDQNLVEICSYS, encoded by the coding sequence ATGAAACTAACTAATCTCGATCACTTTGTCATAACAGTAGCTAATTTAGATAAATCCATCGCTTTTTATCGAGATACTTTAAATTTACCGCTAATTGAATCAAATAATGGGAGTATCAATTTTAGAATTGGTTCTAGTTTAATCAAATTGCGGCCTCTAACTAATAGCTCTAATTCAATCGTAGCTAAGAATTTAGTTGCCGGTGCATTTGATTTTTGCCTTCAAACCAGTTCTTCTCTTGAAGAAGTATGCCAAGAACTAAGACACAAACATATCCCGCTTGAATTAGGACCAGTTATTCGTCATGGTGCTAAAGGAGAAATGAAATCAATCTATTTACGAGATCCTGATCAAAATTTAGTAGAGATATGTTCCTATTCTTAA
- a CDS encoding patatin-like phospholipase family protein, whose translation MKEKTSLVLEGGAIRDIFTTGVLDVFLDNNITFDQAVGVSAGAAFGVNYKSHQPQRALRYNKRFAKDDHYASLKSWRKTGNLYNVEMCYHIIPDLIDYFDYDAFARDPMDFWVCATDIQTGEPTFHRLISGRGEDMNWIRASASIPVFATPVEIDGRTYWDGGVSDSIPIDFFPRFGPTKQVVITTQPRDYRKTPGKHQRLYSRIFKDYPAVKARVLNRANDYNHTLEKMLELEKAGEMLVIAPPEPLKVKTFKNSPQAVQHIYDIGVKTAYNNLQKIRQFLN comes from the coding sequence ATGAAAGAAAAAACTTCATTAGTTTTAGAAGGTGGAGCAATTCGAGATATCTTCACAACCGGTGTCTTGGATGTTTTTTTAGACAATAATATTACATTTGATCAAGCAGTAGGTGTTTCAGCTGGGGCTGCTTTTGGAGTAAATTATAAGTCTCATCAACCCCAAAGAGCCTTGCGTTATAATAAACGCTTTGCTAAAGATGATCACTATGCTAGTTTAAAAAGTTGGCGCAAGACTGGGAATCTTTATAACGTAGAGATGTGTTACCACATTATTCCTGATTTGATAGATTACTTTGATTATGATGCCTTTGCCAGAGATCCCATGGATTTTTGGGTATGTGCAACCGATATTCAAACAGGAGAACCAACTTTTCATCGCTTGATTAGTGGTAGAGGGGAAGACATGAATTGGATCAGAGCTTCAGCTTCAATCCCAGTTTTTGCTACTCCAGTTGAAATTGATGGGCGTACTTATTGGGATGGTGGCGTTAGTGATTCAATTCCAATTGATTTTTTTCCTCGCTTTGGTCCTACCAAGCAAGTTGTGATTACTACGCAGCCTCGTGATTACCGCAAGACTCCAGGTAAACACCAAAGACTTTATTCGCGAATTTTTAAAGACTACCCAGCTGTTAAGGCAAGAGTTTTGAATCGGGCTAATGATTATAACCACACTTTAGAAAAAATGCTGGAATTAGAAAAAGCTGGAGAAATGTTAGTAATTGCCCCACCTGAACCCTTAAAAGTCAAAACCTTTAAAAATTCTCCGCAAGCAGTGCAACATATTTATGACATTGGGGTTAAAACTGCTTATAATAATCTTCAAAAGATTAGACAGTTTTTAAACTAA
- the alsS gene encoding acetolactate synthase AlsS, which translates to MEKKLHGADIIIDSLKKHKIDMVFGIPGAKIDRLFEALDGKDSEDAPELIVTRHEQNAVFMAQAYGRLTGKTGVAISTSGPGVGNLTTGLMTANAEGDPVLAIGGQVQRKDLYRATHQSTPSRALMSPITQFSAEIQDPNNISETMANAIEATQNAPKGAAFVSLPQDVDDAVITEKPLPVYPYPKMGPADPRDLEEVAKLLNKSKLPVILVGQRAGDERSTEALRMLLEKFHFPVVETYQAAGVISRQLEKHSYFGRVGLFRNQVGDRLLAESDLVLAIGYDAIEYEPRNWNKEGKLQIVNLDTVPAQLDNNYTPVMQLIGNIATSLVELNKILEKEDYHYPEASAQRLAEFKQDLDQETKLPVHQEKEKSDPLNIVEALQNNVNDDTIVALDVGSHYIWMARYFRAYQPRHLLISNGMQTLGVGLPWAIVAALLYPEKKAVAVCGDGGFMFSAAELSTAVEHNLNLVTIVWNDGGHYDMVKFQEELKYPQAAGVNFGQVDIVKFAESFGATGMRVEKPADLNKVLAKAFATPGPVVVDVPVDYSHNKELAEHLIDSQLG; encoded by the coding sequence ATGGAGAAAAAATTACATGGGGCAGATATCATTATCGATAGTCTAAAAAAACATAAGATCGATATGGTTTTTGGTATTCCAGGAGCTAAAATTGATCGGCTTTTTGAAGCATTAGATGGGAAAGATAGTGAAGATGCACCTGAATTAATTGTTACGCGTCATGAACAAAATGCGGTTTTCATGGCACAAGCTTATGGTCGTTTAACCGGTAAAACAGGAGTAGCTATTTCAACTTCAGGACCAGGAGTCGGTAATTTAACCACTGGATTAATGACTGCTAATGCCGAAGGAGATCCAGTTTTAGCAATTGGTGGTCAAGTTCAACGTAAAGATCTTTATCGTGCTACACACCAATCAACTCCTTCAAGAGCATTAATGAGTCCAATTACGCAATTTAGTGCTGAAATTCAAGATCCTAATAATATTTCAGAAACAATGGCTAATGCGATTGAAGCTACACAAAACGCACCTAAAGGAGCTGCTTTTGTCAGTTTACCTCAAGATGTTGATGATGCTGTCATTACTGAAAAGCCACTTCCAGTTTATCCTTATCCTAAGATGGGGCCAGCAGATCCAAGAGACCTTGAAGAAGTAGCAAAATTATTGAATAAGAGCAAATTACCTGTAATTCTTGTGGGTCAAAGAGCAGGGGATGAACGTTCTACTGAAGCTTTACGTATGTTACTTGAAAAATTCCATTTTCCTGTAGTTGAAACTTATCAAGCTGCTGGAGTAATTTCCCGTCAATTAGAAAAGCATTCTTATTTCGGTCGTGTCGGTTTATTCAGAAACCAAGTTGGTGACCGCTTATTAGCAGAAAGTGATCTTGTCTTAGCAATTGGTTACGATGCAATCGAATATGAACCTCGTAACTGGAATAAAGAAGGTAAGCTTCAAATTGTTAACCTCGATACTGTTCCAGCCCAACTGGATAATAATTACACACCAGTAATGCAATTAATTGGTAATATTGCAACTAGTTTGGTTGAGTTAAACAAGATCTTAGAAAAAGAAGATTATCATTATCCTGAAGCAAGTGCACAAAGATTAGCAGAGTTTAAGCAGGATCTAGATCAAGAAACTAAATTACCAGTTCATCAAGAAAAAGAAAAATCAGATCCATTAAATATTGTTGAAGCCCTACAAAATAACGTTAACGACGACACCATTGTTGCCTTAGATGTAGGATCACACTACATTTGGATGGCACGCTACTTTAGAGCATACCAGCCAAGACATTTACTTATTTCTAACGGAATGCAAACTCTTGGAGTTGGTCTGCCTTGGGCAATTGTGGCTGCTTTACTATATCCTGAGAAAAAGGCTGTTGCAGTTTGTGGTGATGGTGGCTTTATGTTTTCTGCTGCTGAACTTTCAACTGCCGTTGAACATAATCTTAACTTAGTAACCATTGTTTGGAATGATGGTGGTCACTACGATATGGTTAAATTCCAAGAAGAGTTAAAATACCCTCAAGCAGCCGGAGTTAACTTTGGTCAAGTTGATATTGTTAAGTTTGCTGAGAGTTTTGGTGCAACAGGGATGCGCGTAGAAAAACCAGCTGATTTAAATAAGGTTTTGGCCAAAGCCTTTGCCACTCCTGGCCCAGTTGTGGTAGATGTGCCAGTTGATTACTCTCATAATAAAGAATTAGCTGAACACTTAATTGATAGTCAATTAGGTTAA
- the budA gene encoding acetolactate decarboxylase: MRTLFEHGTLATLMAANLDGTITLEELLKHGSQGLGTFVGLDGEVVILDGKVYQAVSSGKVNEITNMKQKLPFASVHFPKPQEKIELAKANFEIINKELPEKYELRNVFAALKLDGTFPLVHTRIAAKQVKPYPSLLEVAQDQAEFTYENLKGTIVGYYAPEIFNSVTAGGWHLHFISDDRQVAGHLLEFQGQNLTGNLEVFDTFEQHFPIEDQEFRRGNVNLETLKADIAASEGNND, translated from the coding sequence ATGAGAACTTTATTTGAACATGGTACTCTAGCTACTTTAATGGCCGCTAATTTGGATGGAACCATTACTTTAGAAGAATTATTAAAGCATGGTTCCCAAGGATTAGGAACCTTTGTTGGGCTTGACGGGGAAGTTGTTATACTTGATGGCAAAGTTTACCAAGCAGTTTCAAGTGGTAAAGTAAATGAAATTACTAATATGAAGCAAAAATTGCCTTTTGCCTCAGTTCATTTTCCAAAACCCCAAGAAAAAATTGAATTAGCTAAGGCTAATTTTGAAATTATAAATAAAGAGTTACCAGAAAAGTATGAATTACGTAATGTCTTTGCCGCATTAAAATTAGATGGTACTTTTCCTTTAGTTCACACGCGAATTGCTGCTAAACAAGTTAAACCTTATCCAAGTTTATTAGAAGTAGCACAGGATCAAGCAGAATTTACTTACGAAAATCTCAAAGGTACGATTGTTGGCTATTATGCGCCAGAAATTTTTAACTCAGTAACTGCAGGTGGTTGGCATTTACACTTCATTAGTGATGATCGTCAAGTTGCGGGTCACTTACTTGAGTTCCAAGGACAGAATTTAACTGGTAATTTGGAAGTCTTTGATACTTTTGAGCAACATTTCCCAATTGAAGATCAAGAATTCAGAAGAGGTAATGTAAATCTTGAGACTTTAAAAGCTGATATTGCAGCATCTGAAGGAAATAACGATTAA